The Tenacibaculum jejuense genome includes a window with the following:
- the cbiE gene encoding precorrin-6y C5,15-methyltransferase (decarboxylating) subunit CbiE — protein sequence MIFHVIGIGNSKPVFSNEQNELIRNTTVFSGGKRHLELVKDVLPKDYQWIYIKSPMSTVFHQYENAQTNVVIFASGNPLFYGFSNTLQNKYPNAVIHTEPYFSSIQLLANKTNTNSNELIAVSVHGRTWKALDAALIQQKSLIGVLTDADKNPKAIAERLLQYGFTNYKISIGEDLEGEHEKVQTLTLSEALGYEYHKLNCVLLHRIEKRKQHFGIQDGNFKGLPGRPKMITKMPIRLTTLHLLEILNAKVFWDIGFCTGSIAIEAKLKNPNLEVVAFEKREECEEILYQNQKTFGVPGIQEIIGDFFEEDIETYNQPDTVFIGGHGGRLEELLMKVNKVITSNAIIVMNTVKETSRLSFIESCKNLGWKLTEEINLTLDLHNPICLLKAVKIEGK from the coding sequence ATGATATTTCATGTAATTGGCATAGGGAATTCGAAACCTGTTTTTTCTAATGAACAAAACGAGTTAATTAGAAATACGACAGTTTTTAGTGGAGGTAAACGCCATTTAGAATTGGTTAAAGATGTACTTCCCAAAGACTACCAATGGATTTACATTAAAAGTCCGATGTCAACAGTATTTCATCAGTATGAAAATGCACAAACCAATGTTGTCATTTTTGCTTCAGGAAATCCGTTATTTTATGGTTTTTCAAACACACTTCAGAATAAATATCCAAATGCTGTAATCCATACTGAGCCTTACTTTAGTTCAATTCAATTGCTAGCCAATAAAACAAATACCAACAGTAATGAGTTAATAGCAGTTAGTGTTCACGGTAGAACATGGAAAGCATTAGATGCAGCATTAATACAACAAAAAAGTTTAATTGGTGTATTAACGGATGCGGATAAAAATCCGAAAGCAATTGCGGAAAGATTACTTCAATATGGATTTACAAATTATAAAATAAGTATCGGAGAAGATTTAGAAGGTGAACATGAAAAAGTTCAAACCTTAACATTATCAGAAGCTTTAGGTTACGAATATCATAAACTCAACTGTGTTTTATTACACAGAATAGAGAAAAGAAAACAACATTTTGGAATTCAAGATGGAAATTTTAAAGGATTACCTGGTAGACCCAAAATGATTACTAAAATGCCAATTCGTTTAACTACCTTACATCTACTAGAAATATTAAATGCAAAAGTATTTTGGGATATCGGATTCTGTACGGGATCAATTGCAATTGAAGCAAAATTGAAGAATCCTAATTTAGAAGTTGTAGCTTTTGAAAAAAGAGAAGAATGCGAAGAAATACTATATCAGAATCAAAAAACATTTGGAGTTCCAGGAATTCAAGAAATTATAGGTGATTTTTTTGAAGAAGATATAGAAACATATAATCAACCAGATACAGTTTTTATAGGTGGGCATGGAGGTAGATTAGAAGAGTTACTCATGAAAGTAAATAAAGTGATAACTTCCAATGCTATTATTGTGATGAATACAGTAAAAGAAACTAGTAGACTATCATTTATAGAAAGCTGTAAAAACTTAGGTTGGAAATTAACAGAAGAGATAAATTTAACCTTAGATTTACATAATCCTATCTGCTTATTGAAAGCAGTGAAAATAGAAGGGAAATAA
- the bluB gene encoding 5,6-dimethylbenzimidazole synthase yields the protein MENEIQRFFNEEEQQILEEILLHRRDVRGNHFKKDPVVEEDVDRILQAALAAPSVGFSQPWEFVIIYDEKTKEAIRGSFQEENEKAIAQFSDEKRQKYIRLKLEGITESPLNIAVFYKPKKEPVLGQTSMPNMGKYSVVCAIQNMWLMARSLNIGMGWVSILDPEKVKGILNAPKENQLIGYLCFGYTDKFYNKPELEIKKWDYKKLQHEVVIQEKYK from the coding sequence ATGGAAAACGAAATACAACGTTTTTTTAATGAAGAAGAGCAACAGATTCTAGAAGAAATCTTATTGCATCGTAGAGATGTAAGAGGAAATCATTTTAAGAAAGATCCTGTTGTAGAAGAGGATGTGGATAGGATATTGCAAGCAGCTTTAGCGGCACCATCAGTCGGATTTTCACAACCTTGGGAATTTGTTATTATTTATGATGAAAAAACTAAAGAAGCGATACGTGGTTCATTTCAAGAAGAAAATGAAAAAGCAATAGCTCAGTTTTCAGATGAAAAGCGACAAAAATATATTCGATTAAAGTTAGAAGGAATTACCGAGTCTCCATTGAATATTGCGGTGTTTTACAAGCCTAAAAAAGAACCTGTATTAGGACAAACAAGTATGCCTAATATGGGGAAATACAGCGTAGTTTGTGCGATCCAAAATATGTGGTTAATGGCAAGATCCCTAAACATTGGCATGGGTTGGGTAAGTATTTTAGATCCTGAAAAGGTGAAAGGTATTTTAAATGCTCCTAAAGAAAATCAATTAATTGGATATTTGTGTTTCGGTTATACAGATAAGTTCTATAATAAACCTGAATTAGAAATTAAAAAGTGGGATTATAAAAAACTTCAGCATGAAGTTGTAATTCAAGAAAAATATAAATGA